The stretch of DNA caTGCCTTCGGCTGCACCTCCAATCTCGAAATCTTTTTCACTTCAACCACTTTAAGCAATTGTTTGGACAAACTCCATGCTTTCTCACATGATTTGGTCGACAAATGTCCATCCAATGATATATATTCCTTATCATCTGTCTTAAAGATGCCACTGTTGACATAAATAATGAACACATTATTAGAACATAAAGCACAATACAATAATACTTTGAAGATTTTAAAATATAGAATCTATTATACCTCCAAGTAGGTTTGTCAATGGGCTTCGAATGCATGTTGTTCAATGCATGATGACACTAAGACTTTAGCGTGATCTTTCTTTAAAATACTAATGGTGCCGTCCTCCACACCCGCATGATTAAGATCACCACCATTATCTTCTGCTTCATCTTTCCTTGTTACTCTAGATTGTTTGAGTTTCTTCATCTGCTTACAACTCATATTATCCACTTGTACTCCAACATTACTATCATCATCGAGTGCCTTAGAATTTTCTGTAGACAATGGTTCCTTCCTCTTCTTGGATACAGAATTGTTATTATTGTTTTTTCCATTGCAATTAGCAAACCGGCCCATGCTTCTTTCCATAAGCCCTCTTTTCTCAACATTTTCAGAAGTCGAGTTCATAGAATGGTTGTCTCTTTGCAATTTTGGAAAATCTCTACCAAACGGATATGAAGAGATGCTCCCTGAATTGCAATGGATGTCTGACAATGTAGAATCCAGAGTATGTTTTGCCTTTGTAGTGTATCCCTCCTTATATTCACCAAATTTCACATTTTCTTTGTCATTGTCAATCACAATTTCATCTTGTCTATTGTTACCTTCAGTCGTGCAACTGTCTTTAGGAACTATACATACATCCTTTGAGAACTCTAATTTTGTAGTGCTATGTTTTGCACTAGTAATGTCTTTATCAAAACTTGCTTGCTTCTTTAATCGAGACGATGAGTCACTATATTGACCCAATCTATCGGTTGTCTTTGGAACCAACCCTGGCATAGCCTTCAATTGAGTTGGTTGTAAAGCATCATTCGCCTCTCGTTTCCTTTCTAAGGCATGTGTTTCCTTCAAGCTATCTTTTCCATTGACTCTGGACCTCCAAATAGCCTTCTGTTTCTCTACCAAAATCAAGCCTCTTTTGAAGCTTGAGGTAGTGGGCTGATTcaaaccctttgatgtagaaagatGATTCGACTTGCTAACACCCTTTACCATTGATGAACTATGCACTATTTTTGCACTTGGCTGACCAATGTTGATATTCTTTGAAGGAAATTGTTTGTCTATTAATGAACCAAAGTTCACTTTTTGATTGGCATTATTCACAATAGGACACATATTTGCTCGAAATTTATGAAACTCCTTCAAAAACTTAATATAAATTTCGGACTTATTCCTTGTTGATCCAGTTGCCATCagtctttttgggccgaaagaTTCTATATGGCTTGGCATCCCTGTTACCAGCATAGAAAACAAAGCAATGACTATAgtgctatattttttttatataacaaAATTGCAAGGCTGACCAATCCTTTTAATATATATTGTTTCAACTTAGCACTAAGAAACAAGGGGGCCTCATAAAAAAACACCGGTAAATCTTTCTTTTTGTTGATTTCATCTAGTAATATAATAAAATGATAAACCTCGAGCATTacattgatatatatatatatatatatatatatatatatatatatatatatatattcttttcTCCGTTCTGAATTCCAATGTTTTTAATGAGCTTCACAAAATTAACAGTTTTCTCACGTATGTCTCGCGAAATAATTAAGCAAAGATAAAGGTAATACTAGGTAAAAACAATCCATCCCACTTGTTTAACAAGTTTCTAACACTGAGCCCATCTAATATAGATCTACAGCCAACGTGAATATGGATTCAAACAAGAATCCTTTTATATACGTAACTCTACAACTTATATTGTTATTCATCATGCATGTTTGTGAAAAAGTAAATTCTATCTTATATACCCACACAGTACATGTGAAAACAATGTAGAAGAGCTAACTCAAACCAATGACCAATGAACAGAAATTAACATTAGCTAGGCAGACAGGTGTGCACGCATACCTGAAGCTCTTCGCGTAGACAGATTGAACAAGAAGAGAGGCGTAGACAGATTGAACAAGAAGAGAGGCACGGACGCCCGGCTGCCGACGACTCGGCGAAATCAAAGGGTGCGTCGGAAAACAGGGAGAGGCTCTCAGAGCAGAACACACAAGCGCAGGCTTCCGGCCGTGCCCTGGACTTCATTATATAGGCGCTTGGAGGCGGTTTGGGTATGAGGAACCGCCGATTCGTGCGGAGTATGGAATTTGGAAGCGCGGATATCACGGAAACTGACCGAttgaggattttttttttttggccgtCTGGATTCTGAGCAGATTCGGTTCGGGATTCACATCCGCCGACGTTGTatattccttttcttttctttctttcttttgattttgattcttttctttctttcttttgatTTTGAGAAGCACCTCTTTCCTTTTGTTTTTCCTTATACGTGACGCGCACGCGCTGAAATATTTGTTTTGAGAATTTTGTTTCCACGTATACTAACTGAAAATGCACCCGGTACAAACCTAACAAAGATCCTGCATGCGTTTCAGTATTatttagattttatttatttacttattTTTGCGAGGAAGGTTTATCGCCATGCTACACGACAAAGACTTCTGGAAAGGAACAATTTCCCCAATGTGTAGCACACAAGAAATAGAACTCCATAGTCCATTCGACCTCAAGCAGATGGCAAACGGCTGGAGTCAGCAGCGTCATAGATTTAAATGGAAAATAAGACATATCAAGACACCAGGTATCAAATCTTGATCAGGAACTTACTAAACAACAGTGAATATGCGCACAGTAACTTCAGGTAGCATTCAGTATTCCACACTCCACGAGGAAATAATTCAGGCAAAGTTCAGGCACAATTGCAAAGCGAGGAATGAAACGACAAGCATTCATCAGAATGCAGGAGCACCCGTACGCCATACTAGATAAAATTACTTGAGGATGAAACATCCATTGACTTAGGGTAGAAAATATTTACAGGACGAAGCATGCATTAAACTAGGCTACTAGCAGGAATACAGAAACCCTACAAACAGGCGTCCCTTAGGCATCCACATGAGCATACAAAGGCTGATAAAGGGCAGGCATATAGATAGCTGATAGAGGGCTAAAGTACACTAAGTTTCCCTAACTCCACAGCAAAAGTCATCACATTTCCTAGTGCTTCACCGGAAACCAGCAACAGAAACTAGGCAGCCCTCTCTCAGGCTGACATGAAACCTTTTGGCTGGTCAGCTGTTTCCGGGCGAGCAGCTCATGGCCTGCTTATATTAGTGGAGGCGATGTTGCTGGGCCATAGACCACCACCAATCTCCTCCCCTCGGATAGCAACTACTAACGAACCTTCACGCTGCATCTCTTGAATGAGCTGCTCGAGTTTTGGAGTCTGTCCTGCAACGAAACAGAAAAACCTGCCAGGGGGATCCCCGACCATTGAGCTGCTCCGCCCCTGATTTCCAGGTATGGTAGCAGCATTGGTATCATTTTCAGTAGCTTCAGCAGGTATGGTGGCAGCATTTGTATCATTTTCAGTAGCTTCAGCAGGTATGGTGGCAGCATTGGTAGGAAGAGCAGCAGCTTCAGTTGTTATGGTGGGAGGATTGGGAGCAACTGCAGTAGCTTCAGCACTGTGCAGAGTGTGACGCAATTCGTCTCCCAGTTGTCTTTCAACAGGAGCTTCAGGTCGAAAGTCCATGTCGGGGGACCCTG from Sorghum bicolor cultivar BTx623 chromosome 8, Sorghum_bicolor_NCBIv3, whole genome shotgun sequence encodes:
- the LOC8073472 gene encoding uncharacterized protein LOC8073472 isoform X2, whose protein sequence is MFKIWETSKPSCNSIGLYFFPNEMRHDEDLDKLVKEVIEDDLVFQTVIGEAEMLIFPSTLLPERYKTFQGKHYLWGVFRPRQDQCATVTEPVHDTVCRAQENEKEEQHASKQQDEVQQVHCMSPAKSMQQAAATRGVPGSPDMDFRPEAPVERQLGDELRHTLHSAEATAVAPNPPTITTEAAALPTNAATIPAEATENDTNAATIPAEATENDTNAATIPGNQGRSSSMVGDPPGRFFCFVAGQTPKLEQLIQEMQREGSLVVAIRGEEIGGGLWPSNIASTNISRP